The genomic interval caGTACCTTAACCATTACTGTCTACTAATTACACTCAGGGCTTCTCCTGCCTGCCAGCCAGGTCATCTCCACAGTACCCAGGCCTCTTCCTTGGCTGCCCCCTGAGGGGGACCGTTTGAAGGGATTCCCCATCCTCTGCTGGAAGCTGAGTATGGCTGTGTTCTGGCGCTTTCTCACAATACAGGAGAATGGCACCTTAAAAATCTCCATTTCCTGAGAAGATCTTGCCATATTCTCCATAGGTGAAGTCTACTTGTTTTGGTGTTTCTGCTTCACTAAGTGTCTGGACCACAATACAGAAGCCAGAAGTGTGaatattctttttaattcttGCTTCTTTCATGTTGGGAGAAGCCATTCAATCATATATGTCCACAGGGTGCACATCTGTCCATCCCCAGAGAGACGGCAGAGGTAACTGATAAAGACTACAGGTTGTGGGGAGGCGTGACTGCCTAAGTGTGTGTGGCAATTGTGCCACCTAACATCACCACATGAACAAAAGTagagtttcatttttctcaagtgtGGAGTATCCATGACAATAACATCTGCAAACTAGGCTTCTTTGTGATGAGTTAAGGAGCTGattcatgcaaagagctgagaaCAGTGGCTGATACACCGTAAACCTTCCACAATAACTATGTATTTTATGGGCCCATAGTCCTTTTCTGGTACACAAACAACATTGCTTGCCTGGATTGTTACAAGAGCATCTTAACTAGTCTCCCAGATGCAAGCCTGTCCTACTTTTTAACGTTTTCCTGTAATACAACTGGAATTGATTTTAGTCTTCCTGGATCCTCCTAGTACTTGACTGTTCCTAGACTCTCCATCCAAATAGCATACCCACACCAAAAATCACGCTGATCCCTAAGGACACACAGTAGAAAGAACCACCCAGCAAAAATGAACTTAGAAATGTCCACTTGCCTGAAGCCAGGTGGGACATGAGTTGGGACATGAGTCAGCTCTGATTTTCTCAGACTCTGGTGGTCCTCTAGTTGACTCCAGGCATCCTTCTCTTTGCCGCAAGAGACTCCCCGTGAACACTGAAAATGGTGTAACGGTGAGGTGGGCACAGCACCTGTGAAACAGCCAAATCAGCCCATGGGAAAATGAGGCGTGTCCTGAGGccaatagaaacaaaagaaatagccCAAGAGGCGGTGAGCCTTTGTCAAGTTCTCTGTTGTTCTTCTTACTCTTTAGTCCCTTTCCCTTTAAGCAGCCTTTTCATGTGATTCTCGCGCACCTTCCTTGGATTCGTCCACGTGCGCCCAACGGCACCGCCCAGAAAACGAACTAGATGCGTTGGGCGGGGCGTGCACCTGCAGGGGAAATCAGCGAGCCTCAGCCTGACCCAGCTTGGCCCAGGGCTGCGCTCCCACGCACCGGCGGGCTCCGCACGCCACGCACTGCTGCCCGCGCCTCTAGCGGAGGTCCCTGGAAGGCTGACTCGCAAGGCCACAGTGGCAGGGGCTGACTCACGGGGGGACAGGCTGTGCCATGAGGTCAGTGAGGCCCTGCCTCTCCCCGGGCCGGTCGCTACTCCTGGCGGTGCTCCTGGTTGACTCTGTTGGCAAGGATTTAATTTTTCACCCGGAGTGGGGCTTTGACTCCTATGAAATCACCATTCCCAAAAAGCTGAGCTTCCGTGGAGGGGAGCAGGGGACGGCCAGGCACGTGTCCTACCTCCTGCAGGTAAAAGGCGAGAACCGCGTCCTCCACCTGTGGCCCAAGAGGTTTCTGTTGCCTCGGAATCTGCAAGTTTTCTCCTTCACAGAACAGGGGAGACTCTTGGAAGATCACCCTTATATACCCAGCGACTGCAACTATATGGGCTTGGTTGAAGGAAATCAGGATTCTGAAGCTACCATAAGTACATGCATGGGAGGTCTCCGAGGCATCCTGAAAATTGATGCCAGTTATTACCAAATCGAGCCCCGCAAGCCTTCTTCCAATTTTGAACACGTGGTATACCTcctggagaaagaggaggaattTCCTAATCAGATCTGTGGCTTCACTGATGATGAAACAGTAGAGCAGATGGCCCAGCATGAGAACATGGCTAGGACACCGGACTTAACTGACTTATATACACATCAAATGTACATGGAATTAGCCCTGGTCTTTGATAACAGTAGGTATTTATTTTCAAACTCCAATCTTACTCAAGTCATAAATGATGCCATTCTTCTGACTTCTATTATGGACTCTTACTTCCAAGATATCCGTCTGAGAATACATCTATTTAGTGTTGAAGTATGGACAGATAAAGACAAAATCAGAGTTAATTTTACAAAGATAGAgcaagttttaagccagtttttggTGTACCGAACAAGTGTACTAAACACTCGGATCCCAGTAGACTGGGTACACCTATATCTTAAAAGAACTTTTTCAGATTTACTTGCACAGTCTGGGGGACATGTGTGTAGTCAGTTTTATGCTGGCTCTGTAAGTGTCTTTCAAGATGTAAATATCCTTGCACCTGCCACTTGGTCAGCTCATGTACTGGGACATGGTGTGGGAATGCTACATGATGAAGCATACTGCCAGTGTAAGGGAAGGTATAGTTGCATCATGGGTACTGGGCGATATGGGTTTAGTAATTGTAGTTATGCCcattattttgcacacatatataaaacttcAAGTGCAAGGTGTCTAACTAATCTCCCAGGCCTAGGCTACGTGCTTGAGAGATGTGGAAACAAAATTGTGGAAGAGAATGAGGAATGTGATTGTGGTTCAACAGAGGAGTGTGAAGAAGACAGGTGTTGTCAACCAGATTGTAAATTCAAAGAAGGAGCCAATTGTAGCACTGGACTTTGCTGTCATGACTGTCAGTTTCGTCCATCTGGATACATGTGTCGGgtggaagaaaatgaatgtgACCTTGCAGAGTACTGCAATGGGACCTCAGCTTTCTGTCCAAGTGATACTTATAAGCAGGACGGAACCCCTTGCAAGTACAAAGCCCGTTGTTTCAAACAGAGTTGTCAATCCAGGTATATGCAGTGCCAAAAAATTTTTGGACTTGATGCCAAAGATGCTCCTCATCAGTGCTATGATGCAGCAAATTTATTAGGTGACCAATATGGGAACTGTGGGATTTCAGGACTACGTGCATTTCGAAAGTGTACCAAGCAAAATTCAAtatgtggcaggctacagtgcataaaTGTTGAAACCCTCCCTGATATGCCAGATCATACTATCCTAATATCCACTCATCTGCATGAAGAAAATCTCATGTGCTGGGGCATTGGCTATCATCTAGCCATGGTACCTATGGGGTTACCTGACCTGGGTGTGATAAATGATGGTACCTCCTGTGGTAAGGAGCGGGTATGTTTTAATAGAAGATGTGTGAATAGCTCAGTCCTGAAATTTGACTGTTTCCCTGAGAAGTGCAACCGCCGAGGAGTttgcaacaataacaaaaactgcCACTGCATGTATGGTTGGGCCCCTCCGCTCTGTGAGGAGGTAGGATATGGAGGAAGCATTGACAGTGGGCCTCCAGGACCACTACGGAACGAGGTGTCTGCCTCACTTGAGGTTGTGATTCTTATATTAATGCGCCTTGTTTTCTTAATTATCTCAGTGATTGTTGTGTTTTACAGGAAAATCCTATAGAGCTTatgaatctaaaaagaaacatCACTAATTAATGCTGGAGCAGAATAATTCAAGACAAAAACAtgtcaagaaacaaaaaaagtacTCAGGCAATACACAGTCACTATTTATTACACAGAGTCATAAATTAAACAAGCTTCTCCTTTATCCATAGAGTTCTTCCTTCTTCCTACTATTCCTTCACCTAATTTTCTTTGAGGTTTTGATCAGCAAATAAAAGGTATTTTTAGTTTAGAAACAAATCAGTGCATTTTACTTTCTTagctttcttgtttttgatcaagTTGTGAATATTCTGAAAAGAACACCCTAGTGGCTTTCTGAATATTAGTATTGTGAGCTTTATAGAGTTACAGTGGATTTCAGGGTAGAGTCCTGTGTCTGTTTTCAGCAAACAAAGTCATAGTCTCCCTTTCCCTCTGACTCCCTCAGGATCATCAGTGACATCGTCTGTGTCTGTGCTCCATGCTGATCTATAAATGGTGGctaccacatttttaaaatatatatagaaagccATAGTTTAaaaggctcagacagtaagggatctgcctgcaatgcggagacccaggttcagtccctgggtcgggaagatcccctggagaagggttggctatctactccagtattcttgcctggagaatcccaggcaggctacagtccatggggttgcaaagagaaacagctgagcaactaacacacacacagtttacaAGGGAAGGACCTCAGTTAAGGATCTTCCCCTGCTATAGTCACTGTGTGGTTCACTGTAGCTCGGTTTACATGTAGTCTCTGACTTATTATTTGGATTGACCTCAGTTcggtggggggcttcccaggtggcacttgtggtaaagagtctggctgcaatgcaggcgatatgggtttgatccctgggttgggaagattacctcgagaaggaaatggcaacctgctccagtgttctatctggaaaattccatggacagaggagcctggcaggctacagtccatgggattgcagagagtcagacatgactgagcgactaagcccagcactcTGATCTACCATAACTCCTGAAGTGCACCACAGTCTACGAAGGATGACAAGACCCAGCAGGGTCCTGGTGGAAGAATCCTGTGCTTTGGGTTTCTGCTTGCAGGGAAAAGTCTTTTGTGAATATGTGCTGGGGGACATCTGGCCTTAGGTTTGCCACACCCCTAAAGAGAGCAGAAGGCAGTGAGGAATACCATTCATCCCAAGTACACCCATGTCTGCTTCCAAGTACCCTTCTGCCTCGTGCTTTGGCTGGAGGAGAGGAGGACTGAGTGGCCCCTTCAGAGGAGTCGGTGACCATATCTTGTTCATCATCCCAGCCCTGTGACAGCCCGTGTTTTGGTCTTGTTCTGGGCTGAGCCCTCCTGCTGTTCCTTCAGCTTCTGCAGGGCTCCTCCTTCCCCAGGCAGCACTGCAGGTCAACCATACCCCACTTCAGACTCTTTTCTTAGCCACGTAGTTCTTCTAACGAAAGAAGTTGCAGGAGGTTCATGAAAAAGAGTGTCCCCTTTGACTGTTTGGGACTGATAAAACTATGGCTATAATACTGATAATGTTGGCTACCATTTCCTGAATGTTCAATCTGGCCAGGCAATACTCCACACACTTCACCAGTGTCAATGTGCATAGTCCTGAAAGTAACTCTGTGAGGTACCTACCTCAGGTAcctaccttttcattttctcatttttcaaagcACATTTGAGGAcaatgaatttaaataaaatgctcAGGATCGCATAACTAATAATGACATTATTCAGTATAGCTTTATATGAATATTAGGAAGTTGAATTTAGGGAGGAGAGTTTGTTTAAAAACATAAGGTtgtttaaacataattttaaatttttaattgtgataaaaatgtacaaatatataaatttaaagtgTACTACATGGAAATTTAATatacataaatgttttaaaatttttaattgtgataGAATGTACAAACATATTTAAAGTACACTACATGAAAATTTAATATGCATAGATTGTAGCATTACTACTAAGATCAagataattaacacatccatcacctcacctgGAAAGAACCAATAGGATAGTCCCTGTCATAAACCccccagaaaattaaaaatgaggaaaatacatCTCAGTTCAATTTATGAACCTATTATGACTTTGTTAGTAAAATTCCTAGCAGGACAGCACaagtaagaaaaattatatatcatCTTATCTATAAACATAGAGGGAAATGTATAAATCATTTCCAAGCTGAAACTAGCAATGAATATTATATAAACTCATCATGACCAGGATTTTTCTTCCTCAGGAATATAAGAATGGTTAA from Dama dama isolate Ldn47 chromosome 20, ASM3311817v1, whole genome shotgun sequence carries:
- the LOC133040169 gene encoding disintegrin and metalloproteinase domain-containing protein 30-like, encoding MRSVRPCLSPGRSLLLAVLLVDSVGKDLIFHPEWGFDSYEITIPKKLSFRGGEQGTARHVSYLLQVKGENRVLHLWPKRFLLPRNLQVFSFTEQGRLLEDHPYIPSDCNYMGLVEGNQDSEATISTCMGGLRGILKIDASYYQIEPRKPSSNFEHVVYLLEKEEEFPNQICGFTDDETVEQMAQHENMARTPDLTDLYTHQMYMELALVFDNSRYLFSNSNLTQVINDAILLTSIMDSYFQDIRLRIHLFSVEVWTDKDKIRVNFTKIEQVLSQFLVYRTSVLNTRIPVDWVHLYLKRTFSDLLAQSGGHVCSQFYAGSVSVFQDVNILAPATWSAHVLGHGVGMLHDEAYCQCKGRYSCIMGTGRYGFSNCSYAHYFAHIYKTSSARCLTNLPGLGYVLERCGNKIVEENEECDCGSTEECEEDRCCQPDCKFKEGANCSTGLCCHDCQFRPSGYMCRVEENECDLAEYCNGTSAFCPSDTYKQDGTPCKYKARCFKQSCQSRYMQCQKIFGLDAKDAPHQCYDAANLLGDQYGNCGISGLRAFRKCTKQNSICGRLQCINVETLPDMPDHTILISTHLHEENLMCWGIGYHLAMVPMGLPDLGVINDGTSCGKERVCFNRRCVNSSVLKFDCFPEKCNRRGVCNNNKNCHCMYGWAPPLCEEVGYGGSIDSGPPGPLRNEVSASLEVVILILMRLVFLIISVIVVFYRKIL